The proteins below come from a single Cervus elaphus chromosome 4, mCerEla1.1, whole genome shotgun sequence genomic window:
- the LOC122690008 gene encoding zinc finger protein 665-like — MTFVQVSELTGHQGIHRGEKPYKCDVCGKAFSQNARLIVHRRIHTEDKPYKYYEYSKALSAHSAFTDHQAVHTGEKPYKCNLCGKAFSHRSYFTVHWGIHTGHKPYMCNECGKAFSAHSDLTKHQAVHTGEKPYKCDICGKAFSKNTRLTVHRRIHTGEKPYKCDICGKAFSQNGILIVHRRIHTGEKPYKCDICGRCFTRNAHLGIHRKIHTGEKPYKCDACGKAFSAHSDLSKHQAIHKGEKPYICNLCGKAFSFRSYFTLHWRIHTGEKPYQCDVCGQCFSRNSYLRSHWRIHTGEKPYKCNECGKAFSQSTSKRDTDVLNSLLDSVGEGKGGMIREKGIET, encoded by the coding sequence ATGACCTTTGTTCAGGTCTCGGAACTCACTGGACATCAAGGGATCCATagaggagagaaaccatataaatgtgatgtatgtggaaAGGCCTTTAGTCAAAATGCAAGACTTATAGTTcatcggagaattcatactgAAGATAAACCATATAAATATTATGAATATAGCAAAGCTCTTAGTGCACATTCAGCCTTTACTGACCATCAAGCAgttcatacaggagagaaaccatataaatgtaatttatgtGGCAAAGCCTTCAGTCACAGGTCTTATTTTACAGTTCACTGGGGAATTCATACTGGACACAAACCTTACATGTGTAATGAGTGTGGCAAAGCTTTTAGTGCACATTCAGACTTAACTAAACATCAAGCTgttcatacaggagagaaaccatataaatgtgatatatgtggaaaagcctttagtAAAAACACAAGACTTACAGTTCAtaggagaattcatactggagagaaaccatataaatgtgatatatgtggaaaagcctttagtCAAAACGGAATACTTATAGTTCAtaggagaattcatactggagagaaaccatataaatgtgatatatgtggCCGGTGCTTTACTCGAAATGCACACCTTGGGATTCATCGtaaaattcatactggagagaaaccatataaatgtgatgcaTGCGGAAAAGCTTTTAGTGCTCATTCAGACTTAAGTAAACATCAAGCAATTCATaaaggagagaaaccatatatatgtaatttatgtGGCAAAGCCTTCAGTTTCAGGTCTTATTTTACACTCCattggagaattcatactggagagaaaccatatcaGTGTGATGTATGTGGCCAGTGCTTTAGTCGAAATTCATACCTTAGGAGTCattggagaattcatactggagagaaaccttacaaatgtaatgaGTGTGGCAAAGCCTTCAGTCAGAGTAcaagcaagagagacacagatgtattgaacagtcttttggactctgtgggagagggcaagggtggaaTGATACGGGAGAAAGGCATTGAAACGtaa
- the LOC122690266 gene encoding glutaredoxin-1-like: protein MAQAFVNSNIQSGKVVVFIKPTCPYSRRTQELLSQLPFKQGHLEFVNITANGDTNEIQDYLQQLTGARTVPQVFIGEECIGGCNDLVNMHERGELLTRLKQTGALQ, encoded by the coding sequence ATGGCTCAAGCATTCGTGAACAGCAACATCCAGTCTGGGAAGGTGGTTGTGTTCATCAAGCCCACCTGCCCCTACAGCAGAAGGACTCAGGAGCTCCTCAGCCAACTGCCCTTCAAACAAGGGCATTTGGAATTTGTCAATATCACAGCCAACGGCGACACCAATGAGATTCAAGATTACTTGCAACAGCTCACAGGAGCCAGAACGGTACCTCAGGTCTTCATCGGTGAAGAGTGCATAGGTGGATGCAATGATCTAGTAAATATGCATGAGAGAGGGGAACTGTTGACACGGCTAAAGCAAACTGGAGCTCTGCAATAA